The sequence below is a genomic window from Polaribacter vadi.
GATCTAAAATTATTGTTTTTATTTTATCTTGATATTCTGGATGCGCAATTAAGAATTTACCAACATCAGCAGCATAAAATTTTAAGCCATCAATATTATTTCTTTTGGCGTTCTTTTTTGCATCATCAATAGCAGAAGCAACAATATCTACCCCAACAATTTTTGCGTTTTCGCTTCTAGAGGCTACAATTTGACCAATTGTTCCTGTTCCGCAAAATAAATCCATCACAACAGAATTGTCTACTTTACTTTTATCTTCCAAAACATATTCTACAACTTTAGCATATAATTTTTCGGCACATTTAGGGTTGGTTTGAAAAAAGCTTTTCATGCTGATTTCGAAATTTAAACCTAATAATTCTTCTACAATTTTGTCTTTTCCATAAACAAGATTTAAACTTCCAGAAGTTGCAATCGTTCTATCTCCAGTTTCATCATTAATTGTATGTAATAAACCTGCTAAACGTTCTCCAAAAATATCTTTTAAAAAACCTGCAAATTTGTTTAAATCGAACTTCTCTAAATCATCAGAAGTGGTTACTAAATTGCATAATAATTCATCTGTTTTAAAAGATTTTCTGACTACAAAATATCTGAAAAAACCTTCTTTCTTAGGTCCATGCCAAGGTTCTAAACCAGTTTCGATACAATATTGTCTTATGTTTTTTAGATTGTCTTCTAGTTGTTTATCAAACAAACCAGAATCTTTCTCTAAATTATCTCCCATCCACCAAACTCCACGTCTTTTAAAACCTAGCGTAAATTCATCTTTATCAGTTTTATTAACTCTGTCATAACCAATTGCAGAAAAACCATATTCCATTTTATTTCGATAATGAAACACGTTTGGAGAAGCTATAAATTCATCAAATAAGTCTTCAATATTTTCTACTTTACCAATTCTTTTAAATAAAGATAATGTGCTTTCTTTTTTATATTGATGTTGTAATTCTATAGGCAACTGAATGTAAGGAGCACCAGGAATATCTTGGTAAGGAACTTCAACTTCATCTTCAGAAGGTTGTAAAACATCAATTAATTTTGCTTCTGCGTAGTTTTTACTCGTTTTATTAATTTGAGCTTTTACCAATTGTCCAGGCAACGTATTTGGAACAAAAACGACAAAACTACCTTCTTCGGATTTTATTCTCGCGATTCCTTTTCCTCCAAAAGCATAATCTTCAATCTTTAATTCTAAAATTTGATTTTTTTTGACAAATTTATTTCGTTCTCTACGTGGCATTTCTTGTTTTTTATGGATGCACAAAATTAAGTAAAATAAGACTTTTACAAAGCAAAAAAGGCTACTCATTTTGAGTAGCCTTTTTTATATAAAAAATAGGATGATTATTGTTTTGCTTCTTCTTGCGCTTCTTTAATCATTTCTTCATTGGCAACAATCGCAAACTCAACACGTCTGTTTTTACTTCTTCCTTCTGCAGTTTCATTGGTAGCAATTGGATCTGCAATTCCTTTTCCTTTTGTTTCAAATCTACTTTTTTGTACACCATTTGAAGCTAAAAATTCCATTACAGAATTTGCTCTTTTTTCAGATAAAGATAAATTGTATTCTGCTCTACCAGTATTATCTGTATAACCATAAATTATAATGTTTGTATTTTCATAGTTATTTAAAACAGGTACTAATTTTTGTAAATTTTCTTTTGCTGTTGTAGATAATGTAGCTTTATTCGTATCAAAACGAATCGCATTTTCACCTAAAGTTAACATAATCCCTTCACCAACTCTTTCTACTTGTGCTCCAGGAACAGCTTCTTCAATTTCTCTAGCTTGTTTATCCATTTTATTACCAATTACACCACCAGTAACACCTCCAATAACACCACCTAAAATGGCACCTAATTCAGAATTTTTCTTGTTCCCAACATTGTTACCAATAACACCACCAATAATAGCGCCTGCAGCTGTACCAATTGCAGCACCTTTTTGCGTGTTATTTGCATTTTTTGTAGCCTCACAAGATGTTAATGTAAATGCTGATGCTATTAAAATAGCTAAACTATAAATTATTGTTTTTTTCATTATATATGTTTTTATTGTTTAAATTAATTTCTTTGAAAAGTATATGTTATATTTTTTGTTTGTCCTGCAACATTAATGGTGTCAATTAAATTAAAACTAGATTCAGTAACATTTCTTACAGCTAAAACAAAACCATTGTTAACTTCTTTTGCTTTGTAATCATTAATAATTTTTAAAACAAAATTACCTTCTTTGTTGATGTACCAAGTTATTGGAGAGCTAAAGTTTTTACAGTCACTACTTACGTTATTTAGCGACATTTCACCTTTGTTGTTATTTGAAACAAAGCTCCAGTTACTATTTACAAAACATTTGGAGTCTTCAATATTAAAAGAATTTACTTTAAAATATGCAGAGTTTGGATAATTAACGGAAGTTAAGGTCCAATCTCCTTTTAGCATACGCTCTGTTTTATTGTCTAAATTTGTGCTTACTGTAGATGATGTAGATTTACAGCTGATAAAAGCTGTCAATAATAATAAAGTGAATAAGGTTTTTTTCATGATTGATAATTTGTTTTTTTATTAGTTTATTAGTTTTTATTACAAAAAAAAATCTTTTTTAGCAAAGGCTAATGTATACAAAAGAATATTAGAAGAATGTATTTTCTACTTAATCTATTCTTAATTAATTGTAATATAATTATTCAAAATTAATTTATTTTTGATTTACAGTTTAGCTCATTAAGTTTTTTCTTTAATCGAAATCAAATTTTTAAACAACAATTTTTTGTATGCTTAATGTGCGTTAGCGATTGAACCTTTCGACTTCGCTAAAGACAGGCTTTATGTTTGAGTTCTTTTTTGTTTTTATCAAAAAAAGCGAGTAGTGAAAGCGCGACCTTTTTAGGGAACGTCCAAAAATTAGTTAGTAGTGTTATAGTGAGCAATATTTAGTTAGTTTGGTAAGAAATATTAAAACAGTTTATAGTTCCTTCCCTTTGGTAAGGTTAGGATGGACTTTTTTTTATTACTTTTGTGTAACTTCGAGGATGATTTCTTTCCCACGCTGAATTTCTGACCAATTTAAATTGAGGTATCAGAAAGATAAAGGTAGAACAGGAATGTTTTTAGTACAAACATTTAAAAATTTTAAAATGACTGTTTTAGACAAGTTAAGTTCGCAACAAGCGATTGAATTAGAAGAAAAACATGGTGCTCACAACTATCATCCACTTCCTGTGGTTTTGAGTAGAGGAGAAGGAGTGTATGTTTGGGATGCAGAAGGTAAAAAGTATTACGATTTTCTATCTGCATATTCTGCCGTAAATCAAGGACATTGCCACCCAAAAATTGTAGATGCAATGACGCATCAAGCAAAAACATTAAGCTTAACTTCAAGAGCTTTTTACAATGATATGCTTGGTAAATATGAAAAATTTGCCACAGAACTTTTTGGTTTCGACAAATTGTTACCCATGAATACTGGTGCAGAAGCTGTAGAAACTGCTTTAAAAATTGCTAGAAAATGGGCATATGAAGTAAAAGGAATTAAAGAAAATAAAGCAGAAATTATTGTTTGTGAAAACAATTTTCATGGAAGAACAACTACCATCATTTCTTTTTCTAATGATCCTGTTGCCAGAAAAAACTTTGGTCCTTATACAAAAGGATTTATAAAAATAGAATACGATAATTTACAAGAATTACAAGAAACGTTAGAAAGTAGCAATAATATTGCTGCATTTTTGGTAGAACCAATTCAAGGTGAAGCTGGCGTTTTTGTGCCTTCTGAAGGTTATTTGGCTGCTGCAAAAAAAATGTGCGAAGATCATAACGTGCTTTTTATTGCAGATGAAGTTCAAACAGGAATTGCTAGAACTGGGCGTTTATTAGCAACTTGTGGTAATTGTACTTGTGAAGATAAAAATTGCTCTGGAACTCCAGAAGTAAAACCAGATATTTTAATTCTTGGAAAAGCATTAAGTGGAGGCGCTTATCCTGTTTCTGCAGTTTTGGCAAATAATCCAATTATGAATGTAATTGCGCCAGGAAATCATGGTTCTACATTTGGTGGAAACCCAATTGCAGCTGCTGTTGCTATTGCTGCTTTGCAAGTTGTTGCCGATGAAAATTTAGCAGATAATGCAGATAAATTAGGGATTATTTTTAGAGAAGAATTAACTAAGTTTTGTAAAAATAATCATCTTGTAGAATCTGTAAGAGGTAAAGGTTTGTTAAACGCAATTTTAATAAATGATTCAGAAGATAGTTCTACAGCTTGGGATATTTGTATGAAATTGCGTGATAATGGTTTGTTAGCAAAACCAACTCATGGTAATATTATTCGTTTTGCACCACCACTGGTAATGACTGAAGAACAGTTAAGAGATTGTATTTCAATTATTACAAAAACAATTTCTGAGTTTAAATAAGAAATTAAATTAAATATTTTTTAGCCATTAATTCATCAATTTAAAAGTGTGAATTAGTGGCTTATTTTTTTTATTTTTGATTTTATAAAATTTCAAGAAATTATGCAAAGTCCAATTACACAGTTAGAGCAGTTAGTTGTAAACTCAAAATCTAAAAGTTTTTTAAGAGAAATAGCAAGATGGACTTTTTTCTTTTCTATTTTAGGCTTTATTAGTATTGCACTTACATTAATTGCAGCAATTTTAATAGCAACTGTGTATGCACCCATGTTAAATATGGTTTCTCAGCAACAAGGTTTGCCAGCTATAGGTTTGCCATTAGCAATTACATACGTAGTTTCTGCTTTGCTATATTTTATGCCAGTTTGGTATTTATTTAAATTTTCTAGAAAAATGAAATCGGCCTTAGCAACCAAAAATGATGATGTGCTTGCAGATGCTTTCGAAAACTTAAAATCGCATTTTAAATATATTGGAGTTTTAACAATTATTGTAATTTCTTTATATGTGCTTTTAATTGTTTTTTCTTTAGTAGCTGGCTCTTTGGTTTAGGGTGATTTTAAAAAAATCAATACATAGCTCTATTTTCACTTTTATAAACTCTAATCCATTTAAAAACACACCAAATATATAGGCTTTCGTATTCTTCTGAAATTTCATCTTTTTTGAAGAAACCATCATAACTAAAAGTGATAAAAGGAGTTAAAGGTTCTACATCTAACCAATAGCTGAAACCTTTATCGTTTAAGAAATTATCAGCATAATTTACATTTACATTTTTGAAGCCTTTTTCTCTTACAATTTTGGTGATTTCTAATTGATTTCTATTGTAATCCTCCAAATCAAAAATTTGAATTTGTATAGAAACTTGAGCTTTTGAGAAAGTTGTGTTTTCTATGATTTGTATGCCTAGTGAGTTTTTTCCGTAAAAAATATAACTGCAAAAATAAAGTATGATTAAGATAAAGAGGAATCGTAATTTATTTTTCATAGAATTATTTGAGTACTATATAATTGAATTCAAATATAAAAAAACATCTCGTTACATTTTTGCGAAAAAGAAAAATCACTCAAACTGACATTTTGTTAAAAAAAAGCTATCAGATGAGTGATTTATTTTTAGAAATCTTTTATTAAGAACTTGCTAGCTTCCTATTGATTTTCTTTCTTTACAGTATCTTTCTTTTTATTTCCAAAAAGACCACCTAAAACATCTTTAATTTTATCTTTTGTAGCGTCTTTGTTTGTTGGTGGTGTAGCAGTGTTTGTAGAATCTTTCTTGTCTTTGCCCAAACCTAACAAATCCGTTAATTTGTCTTTCCCTGAATTTATCAAACTTTGCTTTTGTCTTTCTACCAAATTTTTGACTAAACTAGCAGTCGCATCTTGTATATTAGTAGCAATAGTAGGACTTGTAAAACTTCCTGTTAAGTTTGCTTTTACAGGAATACTTTTAATTTCTGCTGCATCTTTTGGATTTAATTTTGCAATTAAATTGGTAACTTCTGTCCCTAAATATTTTACAGGTACATCAAAAACAACATTATAATTCATCACATTATCAAAACTATGATTTCCAGAAATTTCTATACCCACATCTTTATATTTTAAAGGAATTGGTTTGATGTTTACAATCCCATTATCAAAAGATAAAAAAGCATTAATACCATCTAGATTCAATTGATTAGGATCTAAAAAAGAAACTTTACTGCCTAATAAACTTAATACTTTAGAGTTGCTTGTATTTAATTTTGGATCTAAAAGTTTTCCAAATAACTCACCAGTAATGGTTTTTAAATTCGGAGTCATATCCTCATTTAAATTCCCAGAAAGACTAATGGTAGAGTTTATATTCCCACCAATAGTACTTGCTATAGGAGCAATCGCTTTTAGCATATCCAAAGCACTAAAAGATTCAGTAATATTTATTTTATCTAACTTTAAATCTAGGGCAAAAGTGGATGTATTTCCTTTGGTAGAAACGTTTCCATCAAAACCAATTTTACCTCCAAAAACATCTGATTTTAAATTTTTAAGATTAACGGCTTCATCTTTTACGTAAATAACACCAGATACGTTGCTTAGATTAATATTATCATACACTACTTTTTTTGCATCAGCATTAAATGTGCAATCTAAAAAAGCGGGTATTTTTAAGGCTGATGTTTTTGTAGTTTGTTCTTCTGCTGAACTTTCCGCTAAAAAGTCGGATACTTTAAACGTATTCGATTTTAGGTTGAAATTTCCTTTTAAAACTTCGTCATTAAATAAAAATCCGTAAAAATTATTTAAATTCCCATCAATAGCAATGTCAGAACTTCCTGTTTTTGCATCAAACTCATTTAATTTTATGGTATTTGTATTGAATGTAATTGCTGTTTTGGTAATGTAAAAAGGGTTTGCAACATCTTTTCCATCATATTTAAAATCGCTTACAGCAATAGTTCCTGTATTTTTAATATTCTGATAATTGCCTTTTTCAATAGCATTCATATCAAAACTTGTGGTAACATCTGCTTTTAAAATTCCAGCTAATTCTTGCTCTAATTTTAAAGGATACGCTTTGTTGATATTCGCTAAATTAATGTTTCCTTTTGCAGCTAAATTAACTTTTGGGTTGGTGGTTAAATTCGCAATATTTCCATTAGCAGAAAACGCATCTTCATCAATCTTAAAATTTAATTGATTTACGTTTACATACGTATCATCTGTATTTCCTGTTTTGTTGATAATTTGGGCATCAATATTTATATTTTTAACCGCTTTTGGCAAATCATCATATTTAAACATGGCGTTTTTCGATGAAAAAGTAATATCAAAAGCAGGAATTCTTTCTGTGGATAAAATACCATTTACAGATCCTTTTAAATCGAAATTTCCTTCCGTTTTTATGGCATCTAAATTTCCTGAATATTGTTTGGGTAATAAGGCTAAAAGATTTTTAAATTCTGATGTTGGTGTTTTAAAATTGATATCATATAATTGATTTTCATCAACCAATTGAATAAAACCATCAAACTCTAAAGGCAACTGATTTATAAAGCCTGTGTTATCTTTAAACGTGTATTTGCTGTTTTTTAAATCGATTCCTAAAACTGCATCCAAAGAAATAGCAACGTTGCTTAAGTAGTTTACACTATCCACATCAAGAGATAAATTTGCGGTAGATTTTGTGTCTAAATCTAAAATGTCTTGCGCAAAATTCCCTTTTCCTATATGGTTTATATCATTTAAATGAAGTTTCAAGTTCGTGCTTCTATCAAGATAAACGAACTTCATATTTTCTAATTCGTATTCTTGAATGTCAAATGAAAAAGAATTATTTGTTGTTGTAGTATTGGTTTCTTCTTTTGCAATAGCAATATCATAATTCCCAACATTTTTTTCGTTAAAAATGATATTTACTTGTCCGTTTTTGGTAGCAATACTTTTCAATTCAATAACTTCATCCGCTTTTTTTAGCAGTTCTGTAATTTTCATGCTAAAACTTAATTCTTTTGCACTGTATAAAGTATCGCCTAAAAAGGGCGCTTTATTAGTCACTGCAATATCGCTTACAGTTAAACTTGCAAGCGGAAAATTTGTAAACAAACTTAAATCGGTTTCTTTAAAAGTAACAGTTGCATTTATATTATTGTTAACGGTATTGGTAACCATTTGTACAATTTTATCTTTAAATAAAAACGGAATGGAAACCAATGCAATTATTAAAATTAGGAAGATTGAAACCACCCATTTTAAAATTCTTTTTCCGATCGATTTTTTATTTTTCTCTGTGGTCATAATTCGTTATTTAACAGCACAAAGTTAGTCGATTTAAAGAAGCGAATTTGTTTATATGATGTTAAATGTAACTCAAATAAAAATAAGATTGATAACAAAAAAATATCCAACTATTTCCGAGAAAGTAGTTGGATATTTAATTTTTTAAATAATAAAGAAATAAATCTTATTGCTGATATTTCTCCATTTGAGAATTAAAATTATTCATAAAAGTATCCCAATCTGTAGTTGCAAGACTATATATGCTATAAACAAAATACAATCCATTAATACTTAAAGCTACTAATGCAAATGTTTTTGCTGTTTTCATGGCTTTTACATCATCCAAATCATATTCTTCAGGAAATTCATAGGCTTCTTTTAATTTTTTATTAGCAATTAAAAAAGATGGAAGTGCTAATAAAATACCAAGACCTGCAAAACAGCAGCATAATAGACTTACAGAAGATAATATATAGATTAGAGTTGTGCTTAGTTTTTTCATTTGGTAGTTTAATAGTTAATTTTAATAAGATAGTTAATAATCATGATTGATAAATTCAAGTATGCTAAACTACTAATTATTTTTTTTGATTGCTTAAATTTCGCTTTAAAATTTATCAAAATAAACAAGAATAAGCCTAATAATGTAAAAATTGCGGGATACATTTTAAAAGAACCCAAAAAATCGCCATGAATTAGCATTAAAAAAGAGCGCTGAAAACCACAGCCCAAACACTCAATCCCAAAAAAGGTTTTGCTAAAACAAGGCAACATGTAATCTTTTAAATTGATGAGCATTTTTTATTTATTTTTAGAAGCAAGATTCAAGAAACAAGAACCAAGAGTCAATAAATTTATTATTTTTAAGTATTTAAACTTCCAACTCAAACTTACTTAAACATATCCATTCCAGGAATGTTTGGCATCCCAGCTTTTGCAGCAACAGCCATTTCATGCTCGTTAATTTGAGATGCTTTTGCAATTGCCTTATTTAAAGTGATGATTAAAAAATCTTCCAATTCTTCTTTATCACTAAGCAAAGCATCATCAATTGAGATCGATTTTATTTCTCTATTGGCAGTTAAGGTTACTTTAATTTTTCCATCAGCACCATTTTCATCAACCAAAACTGAATTTAAACGCACTTTAGTTTCTTCTACTTTTTTTTGAGCATCTTTTATTTTCTGCATCATTCCAGACATATCTCCAAACATAATTTTTCTTTTTTTAGTTATAAATACAAAACTAACAAATTCATAAAGAATTCTTATTCTTTAAAAATGAAAAAAATATTTCTTTTATCCTTATTTATTAGTCTTATTTTTGCGGTCGCTTGTAAAAATGATAATAAAATGATGAAGAGTACTGATGCAAAGCATCCTGTAGCCGAAAAAATACCCACTGAATTAAAAAAACACAATGACGTAAGAATAGATAACTATTTTTGGATGCGTTTGTCTGATGATCAAAAATTAGCTCCTATAAAAGATGAACAAACTCAAAAAGTAGTTGCTTATCTAGAAGCCGAAAATGAATATTATGAGAATGTTACTGGGTATACAAAAACGTTTCAAGAAGAATTGTTTCATGAAATGAAAAGCAGAATTAAAGAAGATGATTCTTCTGTACCTATTAAAAGCAATGGTTATTTTTATAGCACACGTTTCGAAATTGGGAGTCAATACCCAATTTATAGTAGAAAAAAAGAAACCTTAGAGGCTGAAGAGGAAATTTTGTTTAATGTAAATGAAATGGCAAAAGACTTTGATTATTATCAATTAGGAGGTTTAAATGTTTCTGAAGATAATAAATTGATTGTTTTTGCAACAGATACTGTAAGTAGAAGACAATATTTTTTACGAATTAAAAACTTGGAAACTGGCGAAATTTATAAAGATATTATCGATAATACAACAGGAGGTTCTGTTTGGGCAAATGATAATAAAACCATTTTTTACACCAAAAAAGACCCAAAAACATTACGAAGCGAAAAAATATTTAGACATGTTTTAGGTACACCAACATCTGAAGATGTGGAAGTGTA
It includes:
- the rlmD gene encoding 23S rRNA (uracil(1939)-C(5))-methyltransferase RlmD → MPRRERNKFVKKNQILELKIEDYAFGGKGIARIKSEEGSFVVFVPNTLPGQLVKAQINKTSKNYAEAKLIDVLQPSEDEVEVPYQDIPGAPYIQLPIELQHQYKKESTLSLFKRIGKVENIEDLFDEFIASPNVFHYRNKMEYGFSAIGYDRVNKTDKDEFTLGFKRRGVWWMGDNLEKDSGLFDKQLEDNLKNIRQYCIETGLEPWHGPKKEGFFRYFVVRKSFKTDELLCNLVTTSDDLEKFDLNKFAGFLKDIFGERLAGLLHTINDETGDRTIATSGSLNLVYGKDKIVEELLGLNFEISMKSFFQTNPKCAEKLYAKVVEYVLEDKSKVDNSVVMDLFCGTGTIGQIVASRSENAKIVGVDIVASAIDDAKKNAKRNNIDGLKFYAADVGKFLIAHPEYQDKIKTIILDPARAGIAPKTLQKIINLNADRMVYVSCNPATQARDTELLSEAGYQLKKISLVDQFPHTSHIETVVLFEKN
- a CDS encoding YbaB/EbfC family nucleoid-associated protein is translated as MFGDMSGMMQKIKDAQKKVEETKVRLNSVLVDENGADGKIKVTLTANREIKSISIDDALLSDKEELEDFLIITLNKAIAKASQINEHEMAVAAKAGMPNIPGMDMFK
- a CDS encoding DUF5362 family protein produces the protein MQSPITQLEQLVVNSKSKSFLREIARWTFFFSILGFISIALTLIAAILIATVYAPMLNMVSQQQGLPAIGLPLAITYVVSALLYFMPVWYLFKFSRKMKSALATKNDDVLADAFENLKSHFKYIGVLTIIVISLYVLLIVFSLVAGSLV
- the rocD gene encoding ornithine--oxo-acid transaminase produces the protein MTVLDKLSSQQAIELEEKHGAHNYHPLPVVLSRGEGVYVWDAEGKKYYDFLSAYSAVNQGHCHPKIVDAMTHQAKTLSLTSRAFYNDMLGKYEKFATELFGFDKLLPMNTGAEAVETALKIARKWAYEVKGIKENKAEIIVCENNFHGRTTTIISFSNDPVARKNFGPYTKGFIKIEYDNLQELQETLESSNNIAAFLVEPIQGEAGVFVPSEGYLAAAKKMCEDHNVLFIADEVQTGIARTGRLLATCGNCTCEDKNCSGTPEVKPDILILGKALSGGAYPVSAVLANNPIMNVIAPGNHGSTFGGNPIAAAVAIAALQVVADENLADNADKLGIIFREELTKFCKNNHLVESVRGKGLLNAILINDSEDSSTAWDICMKLRDNGLLAKPTHGNIIRFAPPLVMTEEQLRDCISIITKTISEFK
- a CDS encoding CCC motif membrane protein, producing MKKLSTTLIYILSSVSLLCCCFAGLGILLALPSFLIANKKLKEAYEFPEEYDLDDVKAMKTAKTFALVALSINGLYFVYSIYSLATTDWDTFMNNFNSQMEKYQQ
- a CDS encoding AsmA-like C-terminal region-containing protein, whose translation is MTTEKNKKSIGKRILKWVVSIFLILIIALVSIPFLFKDKIVQMVTNTVNNNINATVTFKETDLSLFTNFPLASLTVSDIAVTNKAPFLGDTLYSAKELSFSMKITELLKKADEVIELKSIATKNGQVNIIFNEKNVGNYDIAIAKEETNTTTTNNSFSFDIQEYELENMKFVYLDRSTNLKLHLNDINHIGKGNFAQDILDLDTKSTANLSLDVDSVNYLSNVAISLDAVLGIDLKNSKYTFKDNTGFINQLPLEFDGFIQLVDENQLYDINFKTPTSEFKNLLALLPKQYSGNLDAIKTEGNFDLKGSVNGILSTERIPAFDITFSSKNAMFKYDDLPKAVKNINIDAQIINKTGNTDDTYVNVNQLNFKIDEDAFSANGNIANLTTNPKVNLAAKGNINLANINKAYPLKLEQELAGILKADVTTSFDMNAIEKGNYQNIKNTGTIAVSDFKYDGKDVANPFYITKTAITFNTNTIKLNEFDAKTGSSDIAIDGNLNNFYGFLFNDEVLKGNFNLKSNTFKVSDFLAESSAEEQTTKTSALKIPAFLDCTFNADAKKVVYDNINLSNVSGVIYVKDEAVNLKNLKSDVFGGKIGFDGNVSTKGNTSTFALDLKLDKINITESFSALDMLKAIAPIASTIGGNINSTISLSGNLNEDMTPNLKTITGELFGKLLDPKLNTSNSKVLSLLGSKVSFLDPNQLNLDGINAFLSFDNGIVNIKPIPLKYKDVGIEISGNHSFDNVMNYNVVFDVPVKYLGTEVTNLIAKLNPKDAAEIKSIPVKANLTGSFTSPTIATNIQDATASLVKNLVERQKQSLINSGKDKLTDLLGLGKDKKDSTNTATPPTNKDATKDKIKDVLGGLFGNKKKDTVKKENQ
- a CDS encoding DUF2752 domain-containing protein: MLINLKDYMLPCFSKTFFGIECLGCGFQRSFLMLIHGDFLGSFKMYPAIFTLLGLFLFILINFKAKFKQSKKIISSLAYLNLSIMIINYLIKINY
- a CDS encoding lipocalin family protein codes for the protein MKKTLFTLLLLTAFISCKSTSSTVSTNLDNKTERMLKGDWTLTSVNYPNSAYFKVNSFNIEDSKCFVNSNWSFVSNNNKGEMSLNNVSSDCKNFSSPITWYINKEGNFVLKIINDYKAKEVNNGFVLAVRNVTESSFNLIDTINVAGQTKNITYTFQRN
- a CDS encoding OmpA family protein produces the protein MKKTIIYSLAILIASAFTLTSCEATKNANNTQKGAAIGTAAGAIIGGVIGNNVGNKKNSELGAILGGVIGGVTGGVIGNKMDKQAREIEEAVPGAQVERVGEGIMLTLGENAIRFDTNKATLSTTAKENLQKLVPVLNNYENTNIIIYGYTDNTGRAEYNLSLSEKRANSVMEFLASNGVQKSRFETKGKGIADPIATNETAEGRSKNRRVEFAIVANEEMIKEAQEEAKQ